Proteins found in one Salvia splendens isolate huo1 chromosome 10, SspV2, whole genome shotgun sequence genomic segment:
- the LOC121751820 gene encoding uncharacterized protein LOC121751820, whose translation MTDKEDVKPDPEQLTNLKNSKNVVVAFKLNGKNYPLWSRLMKVKIGGRGAYSHIKNEPPEPGSKGYDDWEEDDLVVFSWIVYNIENEIIADFAHHLTAKALWDSLAITFENKADKYLIYDLEEKAITIRQGDLDLETYYRRINGLWINIDRCQKQPITCCDKGVSQYRTHSNEKRLFKFLT comes from the coding sequence ATGACAGACAAGGAAGATGTCAAACCCGATCCGGAACAATTGACGAACCTGAAGAATAGCAAGAATGTTGTTGTGGCATTCAAACTCAATGGGAAGAACTACCCATTGTGGTCTAGACTTATGAAAGTCAAGATCGGAGGCCGAGGGGCCTATTCGCACATCAAGAACGAACCCCCAGAACCCGGGAGTAAGGGTTACGACGACTGGGAAGAAGACGATCTAGTGGTTTTTTCATGGATCGTATATAATATCGAGAACGAAATCATTGCCGACTTTGCCCATCACCTAACGGCGAAAGCTCTGTGGGACAGCCTCGCCATAACGTTCGAGAACAAGGCGGACAAGTACCTCATATATGACCTGGAAGAGAAAGCAATCACTATCAGACAAGGAGACCTGGATTTAGAGACGTATTACCGGAGAATCAACGGCCTATGGATTAACATCGACCGGTGCCAGAAACAGCCCATCACTTGTTGCGATAAGGGCGTCAGCCAATACCGAACACATTCGAACGAGAAGAGGCTGTTCAAATTCCTGACCTGA
- the LOC121753021 gene encoding glutaminyl-peptide cyclotransferase-like, protein MANKSLRKKSEKRPANPSPTNLSTSPSRPSARSFAKYKMAVLLISAVAFACALIFLSISSNMGSVVGVEPSIDRIYDVTVVNEFPHDPNAFTQGLVYAGNDALFESTGLYGHSSVRKVAIQTGKVEAIHKMDYSYFGEGLTLLDDRLFQVNWMTKTGFIYDRNNLSKVSTFINRMKDGWGLAADGQVLFGSDGTSTLYQIDPQTMLVIRNHTVKYKGNEVHNLNELEYVAGEIWANVWQTNCIARISGKIGLVLGWIYLPKLREELIASGNMGIDVLNGIAWDQAQNRIFITGKLWPKLYEIKLQRLKKPFNGDIKRLCMPPAAHF, encoded by the exons ATGGCAAATAAATCTCTGAGGAAGAAATCGGAAAAGCGTCCAGCAAATCCCAGTCCGACTAATCTCAGTACCAGTCCCTCCCGGCCTTCTGCCCGCTCGTTTGCCAAATATAAGATGGCCGTTTTACTGATTTCAGCTGTTGCTTTTGCGTGTGCTCTGATTTTCCTCAGCATTTCGTCGAACATGGGTAGCGTCGTCGGTGTGGAGCCGAGTATTGATCGGATTTACGACGTTACAGTTGTGAATGAGTTTCCTCACGATCCAAATGCCTTCACTCAG GGGCTCGTGTATGCAGGAAATGATGCTCTTTTTGAATCTACTGGGCTCTATGGACAT TCATCAGTTCGGAAAGTTGCTATTCAGACAGGGAAG GTTGAGGCTATCCATAAGATGGACTACTCTTACTTTGGGGAGGGTTTGACCCTTCTTGATGACAG GTTGTTTCAAGTCAATTGGATGACAAAAACTGGTTTCATATATGACAGAAATAACTTGAGTAAA GTTAGCACGTTTATTAATCGAATGAAAGATGGTTGGGGGTTGGCAGCTGATGGACAAGTTCTATTTGGAAGTGATGGAACATCAACATTGTATCAGATTGACCCTCAGACAATGTTAG ttattagaaatcatactGTCAAGTATAAAGGCAATGAAGTACATAACCTGAATGAACTAGAGTATGTCGCTGGTGAAATATGGGCAAATGTTTGGCAG ACTAACTGCATAGCAAGAATATCAGGAAAAATTGGTCTTGTCTTGGGATGGATATACCTTCCAAAACTGAG GGAAGAGTTAATTGCATCTGGAAACATG GGGATTGATGTATTGAATGGCATCGCCTGGGATCAGGCGCAGAACCGGATATTTA TAACTGGGAAGTTATGGCCCAAGCTGTACGAGATAAAGCTGCAACGGTTGAAGAAGCCGTTCAATGGCGACATCAAGAGGCTCTGCATGCCGCCTGCAGCCCATTTTTAA
- the LOC121750320 gene encoding deSI-like protein At4g17486, whose amino-acid sequence MTEVILHVYDVTNSGSDKTNNTIMQINKIFKDGIGLGGIFHSAVQVYGDEEWSFGFCEQGTGVFHCPSMQNPMYTYRESIKLGQTTNSVSKINQILSELSREWPGESYDLLAKNCNHFCDELCERLGVSKLPGWVNRFANAGDTAVEIAGNTAYRFRQAKTEIVTASKVAYRFLAGIASNNMIAGPDAPSNSNGGTPRFQPTWFKNLVAPGEKPSSSSELEDEDQLLRQDAKAPL is encoded by the exons ATGACGGAGGTCATACTCCATGTCTACGACGTCACCAACAGCGGCAGCGACAAAACCAACAACACCATAATGCAGATCAACAAGATTTTCAAAGACGGAATTGGCCTCGGTGGCATCTTCCACAGCGCCGTTCAG GTTTATGGTGATGAAGAATGGTCTTTTGGGTTCTGTGAGCAGGGTACTGGAGTCTTCCACTGTCCTTCAATGCAGAATCCAATGTATACATACCGTGAAAGCATCAAACTTGGACAAACCACAAATTCTGTCTCTAAGATTAACCAAATTCTCAGCGAACTGAGCAGAGAGTGGCCTGGAGAATCATATGATTTGCTAGCAAAAAATTGCAATCATTTCTGTGATGAATTGTGTGAGAGACTGGGTGTTTCTAAGCTACCTG GTTGGGTGAACAGGTTTGCAAATGCTGGAGACACTGCTGTAGAAATAGCCGGAAACACAGCATATAGA TTTAGGCAAGCCAAAACCGAAATCGTCACTGCCAGCAAAGTCGCATATCGATTTTTAGCTGGAATTGCATCCAACAACATGATTGCAGGCCCAGATGCCCCCAGCAACTCTAATGGTGGAACACCCCGATTCCAACCTACCTGGTTCAAGAACCTCGTTGCACCCGGCGAGAAACCTTCGAGTAGTTCGGAGCTGGAAGATGAGGATCAGCTACTTAGACAAGACGCCAAAGCACCTCTATGA
- the LOC121751993 gene encoding putative septum site-determining protein minD homolog, chloroplastic, translating to MISIHTIIKPSTLQFRPKRPSRKPPKTLAPIHALLQYNRKPQLAGDTPRVVVITSGKGGVGKTTTTANIGISLARLGFSAVAIDADVGLRNLDLLLGLENRVNYTVVEVLNGDCRLDQALVRDKQWSNFELLCISKPRSKLPLGFGGKALIWLVDALKNREEGPPDFILIDCPAGIDAGFITAITPANEAVLVTTPDITSLRDADRVTGLLECDGIRDIKMIVNRVRTDMIKGEDMMSVLDVQEMLGLPLLGVIPEDTEVIRSTNRGYPLVLNKPPALAGLAFEQAAWRLVEQDSMKAVMMEEEPKKRGFFSFFGG from the coding sequence ATGATATCCATCCACACAATCATCAAGCCATCGACCCTCCAATTCCGCCCCAAAAGGCCCTCCAGAAAGCCGCCCAAAACCCTAGCTCCGATCCACGCCCTCCTCCAGTACAACCGGAAGCCTCAGCTCGCCGGCGACACTCCACGAGTGGTGGTCATCACCTCCGGGAAGGGCGGCGTCGGCAAGACGACCACCACCGCCAACATCGGCATCTCCCTCGCCCGCCTCGGCTTCTCCGCCGTCGCCATCGACGCTGACGTCGGCCTCCGCAACCTCGACCTCCTTCTCGGCCTCGAGAATCGCGTCAACTACACCGTGGTGGAGGTCCTCAACGGCGACTGCCGCCTCGATCAAGCCCTAGTCCGCGACAAGCAGTGGTCCAATTTCGAGCTCCTCTGCATCTCCAAGCCCCGATCCAAACTCCCCCTAGGGTTTGGCGGAAAAGCCCTAATTTGGCTTGTAGACGCCCTCAAAAACCGCGAAGAAGGCCCTCCCGATTTTATCCTCATCGATTGTCCCGCGGGGATCGACGCAGGGTTCATCACCGCCATCACGCCGGCCAATGAGGCGGTGCTGGTGACGACGCCCGACATCACCAGCCTCCGCGACGCGGATAGGGTGACGGGGCTGCTGGAGTGTGATGGGATTAGGGATATTAAGATGATTGTGAACAGGGTGAGGACGGATATGATCAAAGGGGAGGATATGATGTCGGTTTTAGACGTGCAGGAAATGCTCGGGCTGCCGTTGCTGGGGGTGATCCCGGAGGATACGGAGGTGATCAGGAGCACGAACCGAGGGTATCCGTTGGTTCTGAACAAGCCGCCTGCGCTGGCGGGATTGGCCTTCGAGCAGGCGGCTTGGAGGCTGGTGGAGCAGGACAGTATGAAGGCTGTGATGATGGAGGAGGAGCCCAAGAAGAGAggtttcttctctttcttcGGAGGCTAA
- the LOC121751994 gene encoding UDP-N-acetylmuramate--L-alanine ligase-like isoform X2 codes for MDVVYLTTMLIIPLSRLAALMSEFASAFKKADQVIVTEVYAARETNVWNIGVTSPTCDFIPCLENVISELVNMVSKNRHRQLVILTLGAGDITLVGRKVLRELEQKFNQESSLQFL; via the exons ATGGATGTCGTATATTTGACGACTATGCTCATCATCCCACTGAG TCGCCTGGCAGCATTGATGAGTGAGTTTGCCTCTGCATTCAAAAAAGCAGATCAAGTCATAGTTACTGAG GTCTATGCTGCCAGGGAAACTAACGTTTGGAATATTGGCGTAACCAGTCCAACATGCGATTTTATCCCATGCCTG GAGAATGTGATCAGTGAGCTGGTGAATATGGTATCCAAGAACCGCCATCGTCAGCTTGTGATCTTGACACTAGGAGCAG GTGATATAACTCTGGTTGGACGGAAGGTGCTCCGAGAATTGGAGCAAAAGTTCAATCAGGAGTCAAGCCTGCAATTTCTGTAG
- the LOC121750321 gene encoding uncharacterized protein LOC121750321, whose protein sequence is MEGAKATAGVRKGKKKQVKDEIDRIKQAEKKKRRLEKALATSAAIRSELEKKKQRKKEEQERLDEEGAAIAEAVALHVLLGEDSDDSSKLMLEKGEGLASWDHANNMDIIVGRHSLVPYQDLPKCSLENIGLVSDAHRYGRVWSHWGNSNLMISSDHCFGGDVYPQYFAEQGWGSVGLSAGHLAAQAVSSLKIADDAHVDAYMFNEMLRG, encoded by the coding sequence ATGGAAGGTGCTAAAGCCACAGCTGGTGTAAGGAAAGGCAAGAAGAAGCAGGTGAAAGATGAGATTGACCGAATTAAACAGGCTGAGAAGAAAAAGAGACGCTTGGAGAAGGCATTAGCTACTTCTGCGGCCATCCGTTCTGAGCTAGAAAAGAAGAAAcagagaaagaaagaagaacAGGAAAGACTTGACGAAGAAGGTGCTGCCATAGCAGAGGCGGTTGCTCTGCATGTCCTACTTGGCGAAGACTCAGATGATTCGAGTAAACTAATGTTGGAGAAGGGTGAGGGGCTGGCCTCGTGGGATCATGCTAATAACATGGACATCATTGTTGGGAGACACTCTTTGGTTCCTTACCAAGATCTCCCTAAGTGTTCCCTTGAAAATATTGGATTGGTTTCTGATGCTCATAGATATGGGCGCGTGTGGAGTCACTGGGGTAACTCTAACCTGATGATCTCATCTGATCATTGTTTTGGAGGAGACGTCTACCCTCAATATTTTGCTGAACAGGGATGGGGCTCCGTGGGTTTATCTGCTGGTCATCTTGCTGCTCAGGCTGTTTCGTCACTTAAAATAGCTGACGACGCACATGTGGATGCTTATATGTTCAACGAGATGCTAAGAGGGTGA
- the LOC121751994 gene encoding UDP-N-acetylmuramate--L-alanine ligase-like isoform X1: MAVMVFAKSALFLMYFTFSSLQVIAALNALFGDGRQLYESIDKVKSHLKNFKGISRRFEYIGKIHGCRIFDDYAHHPTEVRCVLQAARRIFPLEELLVVFQPHTYSRLAALMSEFASAFKKADQVIVTEVYAARETNVWNIGVTSPTCDFIPCLENVISELVNMVSKNRHRQLVILTLGAGDITLVGRKVLRELEQKFNQESSLQFL; encoded by the exons ATGGCAGTTATGGTATTTGCTAAATCCGCTCTTTTCTTAATGTATTTCACATTTTCAAGTCTACAGGTGATTGCTGCTTTAAATGCTTTATTTGGTGACGGTAGACAACTCTATGAATCAATTGATAAAGTGAAGTCACATTTGAAAAACTTTAAAGGCATCTCCAGACGTTTTGAGTATATTGGCAAAATTCATGGATGTCGTATATTTGACGACTATGCTCATCATCCCACTGAGGTACGCTGTGTTCTTCAAGCGGCAAGAAGGATTTTTCCTTTAGAGGAACTTTTGGTAGTTTTCCAGCCTCACACTTACAG TCGCCTGGCAGCATTGATGAGTGAGTTTGCCTCTGCATTCAAAAAAGCAGATCAAGTCATAGTTACTGAG GTCTATGCTGCCAGGGAAACTAACGTTTGGAATATTGGCGTAACCAGTCCAACATGCGATTTTATCCCATGCCTG GAGAATGTGATCAGTGAGCTGGTGAATATGGTATCCAAGAACCGCCATCGTCAGCTTGTGATCTTGACACTAGGAGCAG GTGATATAACTCTGGTTGGACGGAAGGTGCTCCGAGAATTGGAGCAAAAGTTCAATCAGGAGTCAAGCCTGCAATTTCTGTAG